A window of the Amblyraja radiata isolate CabotCenter1 chromosome 5, sAmbRad1.1.pri, whole genome shotgun sequence genome harbors these coding sequences:
- the LOC116973331 gene encoding adhesion G protein-coupled receptor F5-like, giving the protein MLPRTRIMSWCLLLTFFYQQVEVDEPHSSNSPLPAVDASITEDSKSQIHLIRQRRNVNQQTEYTIDIEISISRNGLSTLQMDLANLSYPIILPIGNGTINITSITPTTSCQLVNSEIQCTCTSEFIWNSTFCRKYQPCSANTTATQTCDCIRGYPTEGVFCDDSPIMTTPAQSTAPTTRAKTTTTRAKTTTTTLPTTTPFRRVKKNIGLEILSQNFTAELKDSSSELYQSLTNEVTVRLNEAYRTRDS; this is encoded by the exons ATGCTGCCTCGAACCAGGATCATGTCATGGTGCCTGTTGCTGACTTTTTTCTATCAACAAGTTGAAGTTGATGAGCCACATAGTTCAAATTCTCCTCTTCCA GCAGTAGATGCTTCTATAACAGAAGACAGTAAAAGTCAAATCCACCTCATCAGACAAAGAAGAAATG TCAATCAGCAAACTGAATACACCATAGATATTGAAATAAGCATAAGCAGAAATGGTCTTAGCACCCTGCAAATGGACCTGGCTAATTTAAGCTATCCAATTATACTGCCGATTGGAAATGGCACTATCAATATTACCAGCATCACTCCTACAACAT CCTGTCAATTAGTGAACAGTGAAATTCAATGCACATGTACTAGTGAATTTATATGGAACTCAACATTTTGTAGAAAATACCAGCCTTGCAGTGCAAATACTACAGCCACACAGACTTGTGACTGCATCAGGGGTTATCCAACAGAGGGAGTATTCTGCGATGACTCACCCATAATGACAACACCCGCACAAAGTACTGCACCTACAACAAG GGCAAAGACCACCACAACAAGGGCAAAGACCACCACTACTACACTACCAACGACTACGCCATTCAGAAGAG TAAAGAAGAACATTGGATTGGAAATTTTATCTCAGAACTTCACTGCTGAACTGAAAGATTCTTCCTCAGAATTGTATCAAAGCCTTACAAATGAAGTAACTGTACGG CTTAATGAAGCCTACAGAACAAGAGATTCCTGA